The Acidimicrobiia bacterium genome includes a window with the following:
- a CDS encoding YciI family protein, with product MAKYLLLKHYRGAPAPVNNVPMDRWSPPEVEAHIQFMRDFAAKLEGSGEFVDAQALAPDGVWVRSDGEGRPPVTDGPFAETKDLIAGWMVIDVDSFERALELAGELSAAPGANGEPIHEWLEVRPFMSEPPTVTE from the coding sequence ATGGCCAAGTACCTGTTGCTCAAGCACTACCGAGGCGCCCCGGCACCGGTGAACAACGTGCCGATGGACCGCTGGAGCCCCCCCGAGGTCGAGGCGCACATCCAGTTCATGCGCGACTTCGCGGCGAAGCTCGAGGGCAGCGGTGAGTTCGTCGACGCGCAGGCGCTGGCGCCCGACGGCGTGTGGGTCCGCTCCGACGGCGAGGGTCGCCCACCCGTCACCGACGGTCCGTTCGCGGAGACGAAGGATCTGATCGCGGGGTGGATGGTGATCGACGTCGACAGCTTCGAGCGCGCGCTCGAGCTCGCGGGCGAGCTGTCGGCCGCGCCCGGCGCGAACGGCGAGCCCATTCACGAGTGGCTCGAGGTCCGTCCGTTCATGAGCGAACCGCCGACCGTCACGGAGTGA
- a CDS encoding adenylosuccinate synthase: MPGAVIVGTQWGDEAKGKFTDYLAKETALVVRYQGGHNAGHTLVVDGEVFKLQLTPSGVLYPWVVPVIANGVVVDPAVLIDELDMLESRGIDTRRLRVSGNAHLIMPYHQELDRVTERFLGKNKLGTTKRGIGPAYADKALRVGLRVQDLLDPKIFKEKLDLALREKNGVLAKVYNRLPMDANEIARRYLEFVPRLAPMIDDTVYLVHEALEAGQWVLFEGAQATFLDLDHGTYPFVTSSNPVAGGVCTGAGVGPRAIERIVGVVKAYTTRVGSGPFPTELFPPDPIAELMIERGHEYGTNTGRKRRPGWIDGVMLRHAVRLNTCTELAITKLDVLSPLAELKVCVAYEGENGERYEHVPYHQSVLHKVRPVYETLPGWQCDIEEAEHLEDLPDAARDYVRFIETVAGAHVSFVSVGPARDQTVVRPRAA; the protein is encoded by the coding sequence ATGCCCGGCGCGGTGATCGTCGGTACCCAGTGGGGCGACGAGGCGAAGGGGAAGTTCACCGACTACCTCGCCAAGGAGACCGCACTCGTCGTCCGTTATCAGGGCGGACACAACGCGGGGCACACGCTCGTCGTCGACGGCGAGGTGTTCAAGCTCCAGCTCACACCGAGCGGCGTGCTGTACCCGTGGGTCGTGCCGGTGATCGCGAACGGCGTCGTCGTCGACCCCGCCGTGCTCATCGACGAGCTCGACATGCTCGAGAGCCGCGGCATCGACACGCGCCGCCTGCGCGTGTCGGGCAACGCCCACCTGATCATGCCGTACCACCAGGAGCTCGACCGCGTGACCGAGCGTTTCCTCGGTAAGAACAAGCTCGGCACGACGAAGCGGGGCATCGGTCCCGCGTACGCCGACAAGGCGTTGCGCGTCGGTCTGCGTGTCCAGGACCTTCTCGACCCGAAGATCTTCAAGGAGAAGTTGGACCTCGCACTCCGCGAGAAGAACGGTGTGCTCGCGAAGGTCTACAACCGGCTGCCGATGGACGCGAACGAGATCGCGCGCCGCTACCTCGAGTTCGTGCCGCGCCTCGCGCCGATGATCGACGACACGGTGTACCTCGTGCACGAGGCGCTCGAAGCGGGCCAGTGGGTGCTGTTCGAGGGCGCGCAGGCGACGTTCCTCGATCTCGACCATGGCACCTATCCGTTCGTGACGTCGAGCAACCCGGTCGCCGGTGGTGTGTGCACGGGCGCGGGTGTGGGGCCGCGCGCGATCGAGCGCATCGTCGGCGTCGTGAAGGCGTACACGACCCGCGTCGGGAGCGGTCCGTTTCCGACCGAGCTGTTCCCACCCGACCCGATCGCCGAGCTGATGATCGAGCGCGGTCACGAGTACGGCACGAACACCGGCCGGAAGCGCCGGCCCGGTTGGATCGACGGTGTGATGCTGCGTCACGCGGTGCGGCTCAACACGTGCACGGAGCTCGCGATCACGAAGCTCGACGTCCTCTCACCGCTCGCGGAGCTGAAGGTCTGCGTCGCGTACGAGGGCGAGAACGGCGAGCGCTACGAGCACGTGCCGTACCACCAGTCGGTGCTGCACAAGGTGCGACCGGTGTACGAGACGTTGCCCGGCTGGCAGTGCGACATCGAAGAAGCCGAGCACCTCGAGGACCTGCCCGATGCCGCGCGCGACTACGTGCGCTTCATCGAAACGGTCGCGGGCGCGCACGTGAGCTTCGTCTCGGTGGGCCCGGCGCGCGATCAGACGGTCGTGCGGCCGAGAGCCGCCTGA
- the purD gene encoding phosphoribosylamine--glycine ligase produces the protein MRVLLVGGGGREHALADALASSPELDELVAAPGNPGIAALGRCVPVAVDDPAAIAALADEVDAGLVIVGPEVPLVAGAVDAVQARGRLAFGPTAAAAQLEGSKAWMKELLALIGVPTATHATFGAGDEDAAFAYLERMSGSSYVVKTSGLAAGKGVVVTDSMGDARDAVHDYLSGAAFGDAGRTLVIEEGLSGPEVSLLVLCDGRDAVPLAPAQDHKRVGDGDRGPNTGGMGAYSPVPVAGADVVEEAMAKAVRPTLDELRLRGIDYRGILYAGLMLTNDGVKVIEYNVRFGDPECQVVIPRLESDLLRHCIESAGGRLETEVGFRDDACITVVAVAEGYPAPVRGGDVIDGLEAAAGIDGVTVFHAGTARRDDGAIVTAGGRVLDVTAIAPTIRDARDRAYAALDRISFPGMHYRHDIAGAALATRS, from the coding sequence GTGCGCGTCCTCCTCGTCGGCGGAGGCGGTCGTGAGCACGCGCTCGCGGACGCGCTGGCGAGCTCGCCCGAGCTCGACGAGCTCGTCGCCGCGCCCGGCAATCCCGGCATCGCGGCGCTCGGCCGTTGCGTCCCGGTCGCGGTCGACGATCCGGCCGCGATCGCGGCGCTCGCCGACGAAGTCGACGCCGGGCTCGTGATCGTCGGCCCCGAGGTTCCGCTCGTGGCCGGCGCGGTCGACGCGGTGCAGGCGCGGGGCCGGCTCGCGTTCGGTCCGACCGCCGCGGCGGCGCAGCTCGAAGGCTCGAAGGCGTGGATGAAGGAGCTGCTCGCCCTCATCGGCGTCCCGACCGCGACCCATGCGACCTTCGGTGCCGGCGACGAGGACGCTGCGTTCGCGTATCTGGAACGGATGTCGGGCTCGAGCTACGTCGTGAAGACCAGCGGCCTCGCCGCGGGCAAGGGCGTCGTCGTGACCGACTCGATGGGCGACGCTCGCGACGCGGTGCACGACTACCTGTCCGGTGCGGCGTTCGGCGACGCGGGCCGAACGCTGGTGATCGAGGAGGGCCTGAGCGGGCCGGAGGTGTCGTTGCTCGTGCTGTGCGACGGTCGCGACGCGGTCCCGCTCGCACCGGCGCAGGACCACAAGCGGGTCGGCGACGGCGACCGCGGTCCCAATACCGGGGGCATGGGCGCGTACTCGCCGGTACCGGTGGCCGGGGCCGACGTCGTCGAGGAGGCGATGGCGAAGGCGGTGCGGCCGACGCTCGACGAGCTGCGCCTGCGCGGCATCGACTATCGCGGCATCCTGTACGCGGGCCTGATGCTGACGAACGACGGCGTGAAGGTGATCGAGTACAACGTGCGATTCGGTGACCCGGAATGCCAGGTGGTGATCCCGCGGCTCGAGTCCGATCTGCTGCGCCACTGCATCGAGTCGGCGGGGGGTCGGTTGGAGACCGAGGTCGGCTTCCGCGACGACGCGTGCATCACCGTGGTCGCCGTGGCCGAGGGCTACCCGGCGCCAGTGCGGGGCGGTGACGTGATCGACGGACTCGAAGCCGCGGCCGGGATCGACGGCGTGACCGTGTTCCACGCGGGCACCGCGCGTCGCGACGACGGCGCGATCGTCACTGCGGGCGGCCGCGTGCTCGACGTCACCGCGATCGCGCCGACGATTCGCGACGCACGCGACCGCGCGTACGCCGCGCTCGACCGCATCTCGTTCCCGGGCATGCACTACCGCCACGACATTGCGGGCGCCGCGCTCGCGACCCGATCGTGA
- a CDS encoding DUF6596 domain-containing protein translates to MTVDEVELRELVPQVLSVLVRRGVDFATAEDAVQEALIRALPAWEHEPPTDPTAWLVTVAWRAFIDMTRSEAARRDREVRFDIEPPAGAVPSADDTLRLYFLCAHPDLTPSSAVALTLRAVGGLTTAQIAQAYLVPEPTMAQRISRAKRVVGRAGVDRPGDARTVMRVLYLVFNEGYSGAIDLAAEAIRLTRQLARLVDEPEVQGLLALMLLHHARRRSRTAADGRIVPLADQDRSQWDTDLIAEGVDITHAALARDRLGEYQAQAAIAALHADAARVEETDWVQIVEWYDELLRFADTPIVRLNRAVAVGEADGAPAGLAALAAIDSNVPRREAVAAYLHEKNGELELAARLYADAARHAPNLAERDHQTRQAARVNQRLARAD, encoded by the coding sequence GTGACCGTCGACGAGGTCGAGCTCCGTGAGCTCGTCCCGCAGGTGCTGAGCGTCCTCGTCCGTCGCGGTGTCGACTTCGCGACGGCCGAGGACGCCGTGCAAGAAGCGCTCATCCGCGCACTCCCCGCGTGGGAGCACGAGCCACCCACCGATCCGACGGCGTGGCTGGTGACCGTTGCGTGGCGGGCGTTCATCGACATGACCCGCTCGGAAGCGGCACGCCGCGACCGGGAGGTTCGGTTCGACATCGAGCCTCCGGCCGGCGCGGTGCCGAGCGCCGACGACACGTTGCGCCTGTACTTCCTGTGCGCGCACCCCGATCTCACGCCGTCGTCGGCGGTCGCGCTGACGCTCCGAGCCGTCGGCGGTCTCACCACGGCCCAGATCGCGCAGGCCTACCTCGTGCCCGAGCCGACGATGGCGCAGCGGATCAGTCGCGCGAAGCGCGTCGTCGGTCGGGCGGGTGTCGATCGTCCGGGCGACGCGCGCACGGTGATGCGGGTGCTCTACCTCGTCTTCAACGAGGGCTACTCCGGGGCGATCGATCTCGCGGCGGAGGCGATCCGGCTGACGCGGCAGCTCGCGAGGTTGGTCGACGAGCCCGAGGTCCAGGGGCTGCTCGCGCTGATGTTGCTGCACCATGCCCGGCGCCGCAGTCGCACCGCCGCGGACGGCCGCATCGTGCCGCTCGCCGATCAGGACCGCAGCCAGTGGGACACGGATCTGATCGCGGAGGGCGTCGACATCACGCACGCTGCGCTCGCACGCGATCGCCTCGGCGAATACCAGGCGCAAGCCGCGATCGCCGCGCTGCACGCCGACGCGGCGCGGGTCGAGGAGACCGACTGGGTCCAGATCGTCGAGTGGTACGACGAGCTCCTCCGGTTCGCCGATACGCCGATCGTCCGTCTGAACCGCGCGGTCGCGGTCGGCGAGGCCGACGGCGCGCCCGCCGGTCTGGCCGCGCTGGCCGCGATCGACTCGAACGTTCCGCGGCGCGAGGCCGTCGCCGCGTACCTGCACGAGAAGAACGGCGAGCTCGAGCTCGCGGCGCGCCTGTACGCGGATGCCGCGCGCCACGCGCCCAATCTCGCCGAACGGGACCATCAGACCCGTCAGGCGGCGCGCGTGAACCAGCGGCTCGCACGGGCCGACTGA